The Pseudomonadota bacterium genome segment CGGGCCGGGTCGCCCTCGGCTGCTCCGGCAGCACTTCGATCCCGGCCGGTTCCCTCAATTCCCCGGCCGGATCATGAAGGCGGCCATGTAGCCATCGGCCCGTCCGGTGTAGGCGAGCCCCTTGCGCAAGGCATAGGTGTTGTCCTGGTAGAAGAGCGGCACGAGCGCCTGGTCGGCCATGGCGATCTCGGCCGTCTCCTGCAGCAAGGCCTCGCGCTTCTTGTCGTCGACCGTCGCCAGCGCCCGATCCAGCACCTCGTCCACCTTCGGGTTTGAATAGCGTGCGCGGTTGGACGCACCCATCCCCTTCTCGCTGCTGACGGTCGCCACCTGGGCGCGGAGCGGGAAGGAGGCCTCGCCGGTGGTAGCCGAGTTGCCGATCAGCAAGAGGCTGTATGCGTAGGTGGGCGCGCTCGCCTGGCCGATGAAGATCGTCCAAGGCTGCGCCACCACCTTGGTGTCGATGCCGATGCGGGTCAGCATCGGGGCCAGCGCCTGCAGCACCTTGTCGTCGTTCGGATAGCGGTCGTTCGGACCGTGGATGGTGATGGCGAAGCCGTTGGGATAGCCCGCCTCGGCCAGGAGCTTGCGGGCGCCGTCGGGGTCATAGGCATCGGGCTTGAGCTTGGGGCTGACGCCGAAGAAGCCTTCGGCCAGAAGACCGCCGGCGGGCGTGGCGGTGCCGTCCATCACCCGCTCGACCAAGGCTTGGCGGTTGATCGCCTTGGAGATGGCCATGCGCACCCGGCGGTCCTTGAACGGGTTCGCCGCCAAGGGCTGGCCGGCCTTGTCGGTGACGAAGGGAGTCTTGTCGCGGAAGCTGTCCATATGGATGAACAGCACGGAATTGGCCAGCGCGCGGACGAGACTGACATTCGCATTCGCCTTGAGGGCGACGTAATCGGCAGGCGGCACGTCGTCGATCGCCTGCACGTCGCCGGCCAGCAGGGCGGCGACCCGCGCGGCATTGTTGGTGATGATCTTGATCGTCGCCTTCTGCCAATGGGGCTTGGCGCCCCAATAGGCGTCGTTGCGCTGGACCACGATGCGGTCGCCCTGCGCATAGCTCGCATACTTGAACGGTCCGGAGCCGATCATGGCGCTTCCGTCGTTGAAGGCGCTGGTCGGCGCCTGCTCGAACTTGCGCGACACGATGTAGATCGAGGCGAGGTCGACCGGCATCAG includes the following:
- a CDS encoding ABC transporter substrate-binding protein, which codes for MLRALVRLAIGIPAAALLSLAAPSLAQEITLGQGAAVTSIDPHFHNLATNIKLSIHMFDRLVDQDERMRPIPGLATEWKTIDDTTWEFKLRPGVKFHDGSDLSAEDVAATIRRVNWVPNSPSPFTIYTRQIKEIIVVDPQTIRFKTSTPYPLMPVDLASIYIVSRKFEQAPTSAFNDGSAMIGSGPFKYASYAQGDRIVVQRNDAYWGAKPHWQKATIKIITNNAARVAALLAGDVQAIDDVPPADYVALKANANVSLVRALANSVLFIHMDSFRDKTPFVTDKAGQPLAANPFKDRRVRMAISKAINRQALVERVMDGTATPAGGLLAEGFFGVSPKLKPDAYDPDGARKLLAEAGYPNGFAITIHGPNDRYPNDDKVLQALAPMLTRIGIDTKVVAQPWTIFIGQASAPTYAYSLLLIGNSATTGEASFPLRAQVATVSSEKGMGASNRARYSNPKVDEVLDRALATVDDKKREALLQETAEIAMADQALVPLFYQDNTYALRKGLAYTGRADGYMAAFMIRPGN